A genome region from Nycticebus coucang isolate mNycCou1 chromosome 4, mNycCou1.pri, whole genome shotgun sequence includes the following:
- the POLE4 gene encoding DNA polymerase epsilon subunit 4 yields MTADSIKTRGGSASARSPPVAFSKSAPPRRGGATRPQRAWPPPCAGKGPAPAARAQPAAARSSLRAGMAAAATATAGSGTPQEEEGPGGEAPATQPQAPTSATGARLSRLPLARVKALVKADPDVTLAGQEAIFILARAAELFVETIAKDAYCCAQQGKRKTLQRRDLDNAIEAVDEFAFLEGTLD; encoded by the exons ATGACAGCAGATTCAATCAAGACCCGCGGCGGAAGCGCTAGCGCCAGGTCACCGCCCGTAGCGTTTTCGAAGAGCGCCCCGCCACGTAGGGGCGGAGCCACACGCCCACAAAGGGCGTGGCCTCCACCCTGCGCGGGAAAGGGGCCTGCGCCGGCTGCGCGCGCACAGCCGGCGGCCGCGCGCAGTTCGCTGAGGGCTGGGATGGCGGCGGCGGCGACAGCGACAGCTGGGAGCGGGACTCCCCAGGAAGAGGAGGGACCTGGTGGGGAGGCCCCGGCCACGCAGCCCCAAGCCCCAACGAGTGCAACCGGGGCTCGTCTTTCGAGGCTCCCTCTAGCGCGAGTGAAGGCCTTGGTGAAGGCGGACCCCGACGTGACGCTAGCTGGACAGGAAGCCATCTTCATTCTGGCACGAGCCGCG GAGCTGTTTGTGGAGACTATTGCAAAAGATGCCTACTGCTGTGCTCaacaaggaaagaggaaaacCCTCCAGAGGAGAGATTTGG ATAATGCAATAGAAGCTGTGgatgaatttgcatttctggaaG GTACTTTGGATTGA